The Candidatus Limnocylindrales bacterium genome includes the window CTCCCATAATCTTACCACAGCTTTACTTCCAGAAACACACGTGGAGAAAATTTTACAGGCTTATAAGCGCCGTTACCGGGAAGTATGTGAAGACCCCCGGGTTGAGCAGGTGATTCTCTTCAAGAATCATGGGGAAAGTGCAGGAACTTCCCTGGAACATTCTCATTCCCAGCTTGTTGGGACCCCACTTACACCCTATCAAGTCCGTAACCGACTGGAGGAAGCGGCTCGATATTTTGATGATACCGGTGAATGCGTCTTTTGCAGAACTCTCCAGGATGAACGTCAGGATCAGGTGAGAGTTATCGCAGAGAACCCTCATTTTTTAGCCTTTATTCCCTACGCAGCCCTCTCACCTTTCCATACCTGGATATTTCCGAAAAATCATCAGGCCAGCTTCGGAGAGCTCCAAGATGAGGAAATTCCAGATTTATCGAGGGTGCTAAAACTTGTATTAGCAAAGCTGTACCATGGATTAGAAAATCCCGATTTTAATTATGTCATTCGGTCCGTTCCATATAAAGAAAAAGCCGTTGAGTATTACCACTGGTATATCAGTATTGTACCCAGATTAACCAAAGCCGCAGGGTTTGAGCTTGGCTCCGGCATGTATATTAATACGACTTTCCCAGAGGAGAGTGCTGCCTTTTTACGATCCGTTCAACTTCCCCACCTTGAAACAGGATTTAACACTTGAAAACCCTGAGAAGGTTGCCGAGGCTTACTTTAAGTGGTACTGGCAGAACGAGTTCCAAATTGCTGCCGATTTATTCGGACGTGCCAACAGATGAAATCCTGCCCATATCCTTACTTATTGGTGCTGGGTAGATGCCCTGTCTATAAGTAGCTATCTATCGGTTTCCCCCTATGTGGATAAAGAAAAAATCGAAAAAAGCCTTGTTAATTCCTCCCACATGCAGGGGGATATAATGGGGGCTCAAGTACCCAATGTACAAATGCGCAGAATGATACAGATATGCCGCCTGGAACTTATCTAATTATGCTTGATGACATTCCACTGGCAAGGGATACTGTCCATGCCGATAGGTTCTACTGTCCGGTTGCCCCCGAAATTCTACAGATATTGGGGATTCCCAGGGAATCTTTAATCGAAGCCTTTCACTCCTTAACCGGTAAACCCGGATGTTGGATGAGTCCGGACAACGGGGAAAAGATCACCGGCAGGGGTTTCAAGCTTTGGGATGATCCGTTAGTCTTCGTATTTTACCATCTTAAAGCCATATTACGTCAAAACCTGGTAGACCTCCTGGGAGTTCAAAAGGAAAAAATCTTCAACTTTCATCCAAAGATTAAATTTGTACTTTAGATCTCACGGAAAAGGTATTGACAAGCAGACAGATCAACTGTAAAACCTAGAATTGACGGTTATGATTTTTACAACTTCAGGACAATTTGACAACAGGGAGATTAAATGATGAAACCGAATCGATTGGTAATCTTTTCTCTTTTAACTTGTTTTCTCATGGTCTTTGGAACCTGGCTTTGGGCGGAGCAAAAATCTATAAAGATAGGGGTTCTGGCTCCTTTGAGTGGGGAGCGGGCTCCCATTGGACGGATTATCAAAAACAGTGTTGAGATGGCCGTTGAGGATTTGAATAAAGAGGGTGGAATTAATGGGGCTTCTTTAGAGGTTGTTTACGAAGATGACCAGGATACAGAACAGGGAGCCGTTGAAGCTATAAAGAAGCTTGTCCAGGACCCTCAAGTGGTCGCAGTAATCGGAGAACTCTTCAGCCGTTTCGTTATGGCCAGTAAAGATGTTGTGGAACAGCAGGGAATTCCCTATCTTACAGGAGGGACCAGTCCCAGAACCACAGAGAATGCAAATTGGATCTTCCGGGTAGGAGCCAGCGATAACCTGCTTACCAACCTTATAGCTCAATATGTGGTAGAGGATTTAAAGTTAAAGAACCTGGCGGTCCTTCATGATAGTACGGGTATTCATAATACAAGGGCCGAGATGGTCGTCAAGATTCTCCAGGAAAAGTATGGAATTACCCCCCTGGTTCGCGAATCCTGGAAGCCGGGTGATAAAGATTTCAAGCCTCAACTGGAAAAAGTCAAATCCAATCCTGTACAGGCCATTATCGCACTGGGTGAGACTGCCGAAGGAGGGCCCTTCCTCAAGCAGGTAAAAGCTTTAGGCATTCAAGTTCCCATTGTTGCCCACAGAGACTTTGGTGTAAAAAGAGTTCTCGAAGAAGCCGGAGAAGCTGCCAATGGCGTTTTAATTGTGACCGAGTACATTCCGGCACTTCAAGAACCGCAACGTCAGGCCTGGACGGTGGACTATCAAAAACGTTATGGGACTGAACCCAATGTCATTGCAGCTCAATATTTCGACGCAGTCCTTCTTTTGGCTGAAGCTGCAAAAAAAGGTGGGGCTAGTAGAGAAGGAATCAAAACCGGATTAAAACAACTGAAAGGCTTCCCAGGAGTTATGGCCGATTATACCTTCGACGAGAAAAATAACGGGGTCCATCGGTTTTACGTAGCCAGAATCGAGGGAGGAAAACCAACCCTGGTGACCGTGCTCGAGGAGAAAGATTAACCCCTGGAGGTATAAAGACACAAAGAAAACACTACTTACGAAGGATCACTAAAAGTATGGGAGTATGAGGGTGTAGAAGTATAGAAGTGTGGGAGTATGGGAGTATGGAAGTATGGGGGTTTTATCTCCCACACTCCCATACTCCCGCCCCCCTATACTCCCATACTCCCATACTTTTAGTAACCCTGCGTGGAAAATTTTAGGTACCTTACAGTTTCTATGGTCAGATATGAACTGAGAAGGTTCTTGAAGGTGAGATGGATACTTGTGCTTGTGCTTCTGATTTTTTTACTAATCTTGCAAATTCCAGGTTTTGCCGGAGATAAAAAAGAAATGATCAAGGAAAAGGTAAGCGATGCCTGGATCACGGCTAAAGTAAAAGCAGCTTTATGGAATGACAAAAGGATTATGTCCAGGTATATCGGTATCCATACCGAAGAAGGAGTTGTCACCCTCAGTGGAGCCGTTAAATCTCAAGAGGAAAAAGATCTTATTTTAAGCACAGTGATTTCCATTAAAGGGGTAACAGGCGTTCGAGATATCTTACTTACTTATAAAGAGTTGGGAGAGGATTGTTCTCATCTTCGCTATTCAGATCATTTGAAAGATGCTCTGATCACGGCTAAGGTCAGAACTATCCTGACAGTTGATAAGATTGAAAGCTTGAGAACTTTATCGGTTATTAACGTGGATACGTGTAACGGTGTTGTAGTGGTGGTGGGTAAGGTCAGATCTGAAAAGGAAAAAGAAATAGCCATCAAATTAGTTGAAAAAATTGAAGATGTAGTTAAGGTCATCGATCTCATCTCGATCCTTCCGGTTGAAATCTAATGAAGGCGGCAAATCAGGGAAACCAGACCAGATTGGTTCCTCGGACTCCCAGGGTTTGAAATTGGCTTCCATCGGTCTTTATCATCCATATCTCACCTCCCTTATGGACCTTCTTGATGAGGAAAGGATTGGAGGTTTTTTCAAGTTCTTCTCTGGAAAAACGCTCAAAGGCAATCCATTGATCGTCAGGTGACCAGGCAGGGTGTTCGTCACTAAAGGAGAAGGGTTCTCCAGAAGGTAGAAGAGCTGATAGGTTCTGCCGGTTTTTATTCTCTAAATCCAACAATTCCAGATGATATATTTTAACTCCATTGGAAACTTTAATTCCCGCTGCATAAACAATTTTGGTAGGGTATCGGTTGGCAAAGCGGGGATCCATGTTATCGAAGGAAGAATCTGAAATTTCTTTAACCTCCCCTGTAGAGGGATGAATGAGGATTTTCCCTTTTAATTCTGGATCCTCCGGTTTTACATCTACAAAAGCGATTTGATCTCCCCTCGCATTAAAGTTACCCACTTCCAGATAGGGCCCTAAAATGGTTATATTGTCTTTGGTAAGCGTCACCAGACTGAAATCACCGACCTTATCCCGTAAAACCAGGGCATTCCCATCCGGGGAGAATCGAAAGGTGTCTTGTTTCAAATGGACGGTAACAATGGATTTTATCAAAGCCTCTATGATCAAACCGGAGGCCGCAGCCTGGTTTATTTCTCGACCCACGTCAAATTTGACAGCTTGCGGAGGGGATTCTCCTAAGTTAGCCAGATAAACCTCCCAATTTGAATATGTGGACCCGTCTTGAGTGATCATCCCGGTAAATCCAAGGAAACCTCTCCCCCAGGAACTTTCAGTACCATTGGAACGTTCAAGGTTATGGGAATATCGGGCATCGGGTGAAAATTGTGGGGTGGAAATTTCAAGGATTTTTGAACCTGGATGTTGAGTACCATCGGAGGATTTAATGGAATCAGAGCTATTTAAGATAACCGAAATTTCCTGCTTTTTCCCACTTTCCAGATTTTTTAAATAAAGTTTATCCGATTGAGAGGGATCCTGGGCTTTTACGATATAGGCCAGGATTTTTCCATCGGATGATATATCAAAGGCCTTGACAGGCTCATCTGGCTCGGTCAAAGGCCATTTTTCCCCACTATCCGGATGAATACGGTAAATCCGCCCGGTCTCTCCTCCCTCCCTGCTTAAATAAGCCAGGTATTGTTTTTTGGTACGAAACTGGAGTGTAAAATCTTTCTCCATTTCCCTTCCTCCCAAATCTTTAGCAGTTTTTTGGAGGGTCAGGGTATAAGTCGTCTCAGAAGTAAGACTATATTTAGGTGTGAAGGCAAATCTTCGCCCGACTGCACTATAATAGCCGTCTACCGGTGGATTCAGGTTAAAACTACGCTCAATACTTTTGGCATCAACCGGACGATTAAAGAGGATTGTAATCTGACTACCAATGGGAACTTCCTGGCTTCCATTGGGAGGGCTTACTTCCAGAATCTCCAGGTTGGTCTGATCGCCTGAAGCGATCAGAAGAAGGATGAGAAGTGCTAAGAGTCCCATGGTGGCTAAAATGAACCGATCAAAATTCAAGATAGGATCTAGGGTCCGGAGTCCGGGGTCCGTTGGGGAGGAAAAAAGGAGGGACCCAGACAGGGACCCATATGGGAATTAATAAAGATATGGTTGGGCCGGACGTTGGGTTTTAACGACTTGAACAGGGCGAATAAAATTCGTCCGTTTACCGGCAATTTCTCCTACATCCCAGGTACCCTGAACCTCCACCCAACTCCCTTCTTCCAGTTCTTGATGGGCGTTATAGCGTACCAGAAGGCCGATGGGTCTGGCATCTACGGCACAACAGGTTACAACGAATCGAGAAAGTAAAAACGAATCTTTGGGGAGGTTATCATCTCGACGGAAGACAAATCCGATGACTTTAACCTTTTTTCCAACGTGGTGCTGGGGTTCCGGGTCCGTATTAAATAACTTAATCCAGTCTTTAATGGTAAATTCTTCAGTATTTCGATAGAATTGAACCGTTTTGCCTTCATCACGGGAAATGGTCAGATTGTTAAAATCAACGCCCCGCTGATTAGCCGTAGCCAGACTGAGAGGCTGCGGGGGCAGGAGAAAACCTACCGCCAACGGAAGTAAAATCAACAGATAAGCCACGCTAGCATGTAAAGAATCTTCTGATTCCCGGTGATGAGGATCGAGTTCATCTGCCGCACCGGGATGATTCCAGGTGAACCCCAGGATTGCTACCCCTACCAGAAAGATCCCTGCCCAAAGGGTTAAAGTAAAGTATGAAGGATGAATGTAAAACTGTAGGATTTGCGTGAAATACCCATAGATTAAATAAACACCATATCCTCCCAAAATCAAGAAATCAATTCGGCGTTTGGTAAAAAACGGTTTCATGATCATCCATTACCTGGTGTCCATTATCTAACGGATCATAAAAAACAACGGACACCAGAGAGGAATTACCCGATCCTGAGATTTAAAAACAAAGTCAAGAGAAGGGTCAGTTGGGCGCTTAAAATTATGATCCATACCACGGTTTTTACCTTAAAGGTTGTCAACATCATCAGAGTACTTTTGATATCCATCATCGGTCCGAAAACTAAGAAGGCAAGTAGAGAGCCATTGGTAAACGTATTTGCATAGGAAAGTGCAAAAAAGGCATCTACGGTAGAGCAAATCGAAATAACAAAGGCTAAGATCATCAAGGAAATAATGGAGAGTATCGGGCCCTGACCGAGTTTAAGAAGAACTTCTCTGGGAACCAGGGTCTGGGTAAGCGCTGCGATGGCAGCTCCCAAAACAAGAATCTGACCCATCTCAAAAAATTCTGTGTAAATAATGTGGAGCACCCGACTCATTTTCTCCTTAAAACCCTTAGAGGAAGTAAAATTTCCAGAGTGCTCACAAAGCAAGAGGGTTTCTTCCTGAAGAAACTCTTCCTGTTTACGATTGAAGCTAAATAAAAATCCGATCGTTACGGCAATCAGCAGGGTAAAACCAAAGCGATAGAATACAATCCGGGTATCAAAACTAAAGGCTGCCCAGGTGGATAGAAGTACCACCGGATTGATAACCGGTGCTGCCAGGAGGAATGTAATTGCTCCGGCGACCGGGAGACCTTTAAGAATAAGCCTTCGGGCTACCGGGATATTGCCGCATTCACAAACCGGAAAAACAGCTCCCATGAAACTCAGCAGGATAAGCAAGAGAAATCGATTTTTGGGTAAATACTTAAGAAGCACCTCTTCTTTTACATAAACCCCCATCAGAGCTGAGACCACAACACCGAGAAGAAGAAAAGGAACGGCTTCGATCATAATCCCCAGAAAGATGGTTACTCCATCCTGGGCCCTTAGAAGTATCTCTCTGGTCCAACCCTGGGTTGGAAGAATATTTATAAAACCGAGGAGTCGGATGCCGAGGAGGGGTATGATAAGGGATAAAAGTACTTTCAGAAAAGTATGACTTCTTTGTATAGAGGAGCTGGAAGCAATCATGATGACCTAAACACAGGAAGGCCAGAATAAGCTCTCATGTGTATCGAATGAGAGATAAAAACTCTCTTATTAATAAAATAGAGAACAAATAAAACTCTTTATTTTAATAATATACTCAAGCACGGAGATGAGTCCAGGGTTACTTTTCTGGACTATCCCCGTGCTTGAATTCACAATCCCCTTTACAGAAGGGGATTTTCCCCGATAGTCGGGCTTTACCTCTGTAAGGACTCTAATCTAAACTATCTGGCTTCGTCAAAGGGGACAGGTAGAAAAGCAGAAAACTTTTTCTTGTAACTCCTTGCAAGGGCAAGCGAAGCAGGATAAATTTAGTGGGTTTCTACTGTTCACCTACCCCTTTAACCCCTTTGCTTTTAATGGCGATGGCCCGTGCAATTCCTCCGCTTCCATCCACAATTTTAGCATGGAGGCTGATAAAGTAAGCGCCCCGGGCCGGAAGTTTTCCCAGGTTGGTGCAGAGTTCGGTCCAGCTCATTCCATATTTCAAACCGGCAACATGGGTAGGTTGGCCGGCTTCTACCGGTCCCATGCTGGGTCCATCTGTTGCCACATGCCATACTCCTTTGCTATGGAGATATTCCATAACTTCTGGAGTTGGTGCAGGCCAACCCGGAGCAGTTTTGGTGATTAAAGGATCAAAGGCCAATCGGTTTCCTTCAGGGAAAGGTTTATAATACTTATCGCTATAACTGCTGTAAAAGGCGACCACTTCACCCGGTTTAATCTCTCCATTCTTCTTCTCCCAGTCTTTAATCATATCCACAGTGATGGCAGGGCTTTTTCCATTTTCAGCTTTATCCAGAATGCTTCGAACATCGATAACATCCACAGGCCCCATCTGGCGCTCCAGAGGATAGTTTGAACCAGTCAGGGAACCTGCTTCTCCCTCAAAGGGGAGACCGCTTCCCTTGGGTGGAATGAAGTGTGCCGGGAAGTCAATTTGAGTTCCCGTATGCTCATCGATGATCATTCTTTGGCCGTAGTAAGGAAACACGCTTTGGGCTAAGTTGTTTTCATACTTCCCCTTGATAGGTTGGAACCAGTTGAAGGTCCATCTTTGGAACTGGTTATGGGTCGGCCAGTGTGCAGGGTAATTCTCTGCGATAAGAACGGTCAAATCTACAATTTCACCGTTGGCAATAGCCGCCGCAATGGCTTCACCTGCAGACATCTCTGCAGCAAAAGAGGATGAATTGATCAGGGAAAAACTTAAAACCATCATGAGACCGATTAAGCTTGCGAGAAATTTTTTTCGATTCATAGGAAAACCTCCTTCAGATTTATCTAAAAGGGTTAGTGGTCGATAGACTAAACTGAAGAATTAAATGTCCGACTGGTAAGATACCAGCCAATATCCAGCTTATGCAGGTAGGAGGAGTTCTGTCAATAAAAATTTCTTCCGACTTATTCCACTTCTTCTGCGTTTCAGGGTTTCATAAGTTTTTTAGAATAGGAAGAGTTTTTTATCGTCTCAAGGCATAGATAATCCCACCTATAACTCCCTGAAAAAGTACCATACCAAAGGTAATCCAGGTAAATGCAATAGCCTGAGCTGGGGTTACCTGAAACTGTCCCAGGAAAAATATATAGACAGCCTCCCGGGCGCCTATTCCATTAATAAAAATAGGTAGTAAAAGAACTACCGTAATAACCGGGATAATAAGGAAGTAATATAGCAGGGGAACCGGGAGGTTCAAAGCAAACGAAAGGAAGTAAAAGTGGAAAATAACATTAACCTGGAGAAGAATGGCCAAAAAGAATGCTATGATCAAAACTCGTTTGTTCTGTTGATAAATGGAGAGGGTTCCTAACAGTTTTTTTAATTTCTCTGTGATTTTATTTAAAAAAGGGTACCGGGTAAAAAAAGGTTGTAAAGCCCCTCCATTCTCAGGTTCTAGAAAGGCATTGATAAACTTATGGACACGGGGATGAAGGGCTGCAATAAATATTACAAATAAAACAAGTAAAGCACTGAGAGCCAGCCAGACCATGGGGATTTGCGTAAAGACCGAAAAGCCGAAGAACAGAGCAACCAGGGCAAAAAGTCCCAGGGCAAACATTCCTGTCAGACGTTCGACCATGACGATGGTTAAGGATTTGGTTCCGGAGTAGGTGTAGGGAATGGTATCATAAGCCCGAACTACGTCCCCACCTATGGTGGAGGGCAAGAAATTATTAAAAAAGATGCCAACCAGGTAAGATTTTATTAGAAATCCCAAGGGAACTTTAGCGCCTTGAGCTTCAAGGAGAATTTGCCAGCGGTAGGCACTGAGCAGGAAACCGATGATATGCAGTAAAAAGGCGGCTATGACCCAAAATGGATTCGCCGCCTTAAGGGCGGATCCAATGAGAGTTAAATCTGTTTTATATAACAGGAAGGAAAGAAGCAGGAAGCTGACGATACATTTGAGTATTAACACAAAAGTAGGAGGGTAGGAGTCTGAGGTAATGGGAGCGTATCTCTTCCATTCTCCTATTCTCCCAGGCTTTTTTTACCTCAAAGCCATCCCTGAGCCTTATACCAATTCAGGGTAATTCGGATCCCGGTTCTTAAGTCTACCTTGGGCTCAAACCCTAGAAATTCTCTGGCTTTTGAGATATCGAAGGATTGGTTCTTTAAAAAGAAGTCAAGTCGTCGGTGATGGAGAGGAGGTTGTAAATGGATCCATTTAAATACTTTTTCACAAACCGACGCTACAAATCGAGCCGACCAGACGGGAATTTTGAGTCTGGGGATTTTCACATTTAACTCTTCGGCGATGGTATCCACGAGTTGACGGAGTGTGACGGATTGAGCCCCGGCTATGATAAAAACCTCCCCTACTGCAGCCGGATGCTGGGCACAGAGTTTAAGCCCCTGAACCACGTCCTCTACAAACACGGGATGAACGAGGGTTTCTCCGGTTCCGATCATGAGAAAGACATGTTTTGCAATGGCATGAAAAAGCTTATAGGTGCGTCGGTCTCCAGGTCCGTAGATCCAGGCAGGTCTTATAACTGAGACCGGTAATTCATATTTCTCTGCATACTCTAAGGCGAGGAGTTCCGCCTGGTATTTGCTTTTCCCGTAGACGTTATCCGCTGCACAGGGAGAAGTCTCACGGGATGGAATTTCAGAGAGAGTTCCCATAACTCCTACGCTACTGCAATGGACAAGGGCCCTTAAACCGGCATAACGACAGGCTTCCAGTAAGTTCTGAGTCCCCTGATAATTAATATCCCAATACAGGGAGTTTGAAACGTTCACCGGCGTCAGTATACTGGCAAGATGAAAAACCACTTCTACATTACGTCCGATCT containing:
- the galT gene encoding galactose-1-phosphate uridylyltransferase; this translates as MPEIRQNIVTREWVIIATERAKRPEDFAKKEPTKKVLPEFSPSCPFCPGNEDQTPPEVFRLEEKESWLIRVIPNKFAALSREGICERKVNGIKRSVSGVGIHDVIIETPSHNLTTALLPETHVEKILQAYKRRYREVCEDPRVEQVILFKNHGESAGTSLEHSHSQLVGTPLTPYQVRNRLEEAARYFDDTGECVFCRTLQDERQDQVRVIAENPHFLAFIPYAALSPFHTWIFPKNHQASFGELQDEEIPDLSRVLKLVLAKLYHGLENPDFNYVIRSVPYKEKAVEYYHWYISIVPRLTKAAGFELGSGMYINTTFPEESAAFLRSVQLPHLETGFNT
- a CDS encoding ABC transporter substrate-binding protein, whose protein sequence is MMKPNRLVIFSLLTCFLMVFGTWLWAEQKSIKIGVLAPLSGERAPIGRIIKNSVEMAVEDLNKEGGINGASLEVVYEDDQDTEQGAVEAIKKLVQDPQVVAVIGELFSRFVMASKDVVEQQGIPYLTGGTSPRTTENANWIFRVGASDNLLTNLIAQYVVEDLKLKNLAVLHDSTGIHNTRAEMVVKILQEKYGITPLVRESWKPGDKDFKPQLEKVKSNPVQAIIALGETAEGGPFLKQVKALGIQVPIVAHRDFGVKRVLEEAGEAANGVLIVTEYIPALQEPQRQAWTVDYQKRYGTEPNVIAAQYFDAVLLLAEAAKKGGASREGIKTGLKQLKGFPGVMADYTFDEKNNGVHRFYVARIEGGKPTLVTVLEEKD
- a CDS encoding BON domain-containing protein, with protein sequence MRWILVLVLLIFLLILQIPGFAGDKKEMIKEKVSDAWITAKVKAALWNDKRIMSRYIGIHTEEGVVTLSGAVKSQEEKDLILSTVISIKGVTGVRDILLTYKELGEDCSHLRYSDHLKDALITAKVRTILTVDKIESLRTLSVINVDTCNGVVVVVGKVRSEKEKEIAIKLVEKIEDVVKVIDLISILPVEI
- a CDS encoding Ig-like domain-containing protein produces the protein MNFDRFILATMGLLALLILLLIASGDQTNLEILEVSPPNGSQEVPIGSQITILFNRPVDAKSIERSFNLNPPVDGYYSAVGRRFAFTPKYSLTSETTYTLTLQKTAKDLGGREMEKDFTLQFRTKKQYLAYLSREGGETGRIYRIHPDSGEKWPLTEPDEPVKAFDISSDGKILAYIVKAQDPSQSDKLYLKNLESGKKQEISVILNSSDSIKSSDGTQHPGSKILEISTPQFSPDARYSHNLERSNGTESSWGRGFLGFTGMITQDGSTYSNWEVYLANLGESPPQAVKFDVGREINQAAASGLIIEALIKSIVTVHLKQDTFRFSPDGNALVLRDKVGDFSLVTLTKDNITILGPYLEVGNFNARGDQIAFVDVKPEDPELKGKILIHPSTGEVKEISDSSFDNMDPRFANRYPTKIVYAAGIKVSNGVKIYHLELLDLENKNRQNLSALLPSGEPFSFSDEHPAWSPDDQWIAFERFSREELEKTSNPFLIKKVHKGGEIWMIKTDGSQFQTLGVRGTNLVWFP
- a CDS encoding TIGR03943 family protein — encoded protein: MKPFFTKRRIDFLILGGYGVYLIYGYFTQILQFYIHPSYFTLTLWAGIFLVGVAILGFTWNHPGAADELDPHHRESEDSLHASVAYLLILLPLAVGFLLPPQPLSLATANQRGVDFNNLTISRDEGKTVQFYRNTEEFTIKDWIKLFNTDPEPQHHVGKKVKVIGFVFRRDDNLPKDSFLLSRFVVTCCAVDARPIGLLVRYNAHQELEEGSWVEVQGTWDVGEIAGKRTNFIRPVQVVKTQRPAQPYLY
- a CDS encoding permease encodes the protein MIASSSSIQRSHTFLKVLLSLIIPLLGIRLLGFINILPTQGWTREILLRAQDGVTIFLGIMIEAVPFLLLGVVVSALMGVYVKEEVLLKYLPKNRFLLLILLSFMGAVFPVCECGNIPVARRLILKGLPVAGAITFLLAAPVINPVVLLSTWAAFSFDTRIVFYRFGFTLLIAVTIGFLFSFNRKQEEFLQEETLLLCEHSGNFTSSKGFKEKMSRVLHIIYTEFFEMGQILVLGAAIAALTQTLVPREVLLKLGQGPILSIISLMILAFVISICSTVDAFFALSYANTFTNGSLLAFLVFGPMMDIKSTLMMLTTFKVKTVVWIIILSAQLTLLLTLFLNLRIG
- a CDS encoding cyclase family protein — its product is MNRKKFLASLIGLMMVLSFSLINSSSFAAEMSAGEAIAAAIANGEIVDLTVLIAENYPAHWPTHNQFQRWTFNWFQPIKGKYENNLAQSVFPYYGQRMIIDEHTGTQIDFPAHFIPPKGSGLPFEGEAGSLTGSNYPLERQMGPVDVIDVRSILDKAENGKSPAITVDMIKDWEKKNGEIKPGEVVAFYSSYSDKYYKPFPEGNRLAFDPLITKTAPGWPAPTPEVMEYLHSKGVWHVATDGPSMGPVEAGQPTHVAGLKYGMSWTELCTNLGKLPARGAYFISLHAKIVDGSGGIARAIAIKSKGVKGVGEQ
- a CDS encoding lysylphosphatidylglycerol synthase transmembrane domain-containing protein, translated to MLILKCIVSFLLLSFLLYKTDLTLIGSALKAANPFWVIAAFLLHIIGFLLSAYRWQILLEAQGAKVPLGFLIKSYLVGIFFNNFLPSTIGGDVVRAYDTIPYTYSGTKSLTIVMVERLTGMFALGLFALVALFFGFSVFTQIPMVWLALSALLVLFVIFIAALHPRVHKFINAFLEPENGGALQPFFTRYPFLNKITEKLKKLLGTLSIYQQNKRVLIIAFFLAILLQVNVIFHFYFLSFALNLPVPLLYYFLIIPVITVVLLLPIFINGIGAREAVYIFFLGQFQVTPAQAIAFTWITFGMVLFQGVIGGIIYALRR
- a CDS encoding NAD-dependent epimerase/dehydratase family protein, translated to MKILVTGASGFLGKHLVRSLLADRHEVISFVRPTSNMEELRKMDTEVVYGDIRDKGSIERALKIGRNVEVVFHLASILTPVNVSNSLYWDINYQGTQNLLEACRYAGLRALVHCSSVGVMGTLSEIPSRETSPCAADNVYGKSKYQAELLALEYAEKYELPVSVIRPAWIYGPGDRRTYKLFHAIAKHVFLMIGTGETLVHPVFVEDVVQGLKLCAQHPAAVGEVFIIAGAQSVTLRQLVDTIAEELNVKIPRLKIPVWSARFVASVCEKVFKWIHLQPPLHHRRLDFFLKNQSFDISKAREFLGFEPKVDLRTGIRITLNWYKAQGWL